The genomic segment CTGGGACTTAAACCGGGATGTCCAATTCGGCCAGCATGGTGTCGACCTGGTCCAGAATCCAATCCCGCTGGTTCTGGTCGGCATAGGCAATGCAGGAGCAGCGCAACTTGCCCCGACCCCGGAGCAGCAGTTCTACTTTCAGCCAGTCCCGGCCAATTTCCAGGGAGCAGACGAAGGGTCCACACTGGGCAACGTGTTTGTGCTGTTCAGCGGAAAGCAGGTGTGCCGGAATTTCCAACCAAAACATATCCGCCACGGGGGCCTTCAAAGCCGTGGTTTCCAGGTGGGACGCGAGACGTTGCACGTCGGTGGGGTTGAGTTCGTCAATCAGGTATGCGCGCACGCTTTTCACTCCATGTGGTTCGGATCGGTATATTTGGGCCGGAATGCATGGCTCTGGGAAATACGATAAGTCTCGGGGGAAGGTCGGTTAATCCTCGTCGGGTTTGGGTTGGCGTCGATCCGGATGGGCGTCCGGGGCCGGGGGTTCGTTATCCAGGTTGAACATCCGGCGGGTGATGTCGATGTACCTCGTACCGGCATCTTCTTCCCGGGCGCGACGTTTCAGGAAGTCCAACGGCTGGTGGTACAGCTTGTGCCCCAGGGAAAGCACCAGGGTTTCCAGGGCTTCACGCACTTGCGGATCGTCGGCTTTTGGCCCCAGGCGGCGAAGGGTTTTTTTGAGTTCCTTGCGGGCGATTCGCTCCCCACTGGCCAGCAGATCCAGAATGGTCGGCTTGAGGTCCAGAGAGCGTAGCCAGCAGGCGAATTTTTCCGTTTCCTCCTGGACGATGACCATGGCCTTGGCCGCTTCGGTCTTGCGCTGGCTGAGATTTTCCTCCACCACTTCCTTGAGATCGTCGATGTCGTACAGATATGTGTTGTCCAGGTTGTTCACATCCGGGTCGATGTCTCGGGGCACGGCGATGTCGATGAAAAACATCGGTCGGTTGCGGCGGCGTTTCATGATCGCCTGCACGTCACGGCGCTGGATGACGGTTTGGGTGGCGCCGGTGGAACTGATGATAATGTCCGCTTCGGCCATCCGTTCAAAAAGTTCTGCGAAAAGGACGGCCTCGCCCTGAATCCGGGAGGCCAATTCACAGCCCCGGGCATGGGTGCGGTTGGCGATGAGCAGGCGTTTGACTCCGGCGGAGAGCAGGTGGGTGGCGGCCAGTTCGGCCATTTCACCTGCCCCGACGAGCATGGCCGTCTGGTTGGAAAGATCTCCGAAGATCCGCTTGGCCAGTTCCACGGCGGCGAAGCTGATGGATACCGCGTTGGAGGCAACCCTGGTCTCGGTTCGCACCCGTTTTGCCACGGAAAAGGATTTATGCAGCAGCCGGTTCAGCACCACACCGGAGGTGCCCTGCTTGACGCTGCGGCGGTAGGCCTGTTTGAGCTGGCCGAGAATCTGTGGCTCTCCCAGGACCATGGAGTCCAGGCTGGAGGCCACGGAGAACAGGTGGGACACCGCGTCCAGGTTGTTGTACTGGTAGGTGTGGGCCTGCAATTCGTGGACATCGCCACCGCAAAATTCCGCCCAGAATCGGAGGATCTCCAGGGCCATGCCGGGCTTTTCACGCCCGACGGACAAAAATTCCACCCGGTTGCAGGTGGAGAGGATCATGGTTTCTTTGACCCCTGATCCGGGAGCGATCAGACCCTGTTCCCGCGGATCGACGTCGGGCAGGGCGTAGCGCTCCCGGACCTCGACCGGGGCGGTACGGTGGTTGAGTCCGAGCAGGCAGATGGATTGGTTCATGACTCAGGGTTGAAAACTGTGATGGGTCTCAAGAAAAAAGTTGATCCCCAGCATGGAAACCAGGGAAAGGGCAAAAATCCAGATGGCCAACTTGGCGGGCTTGCGGCCGCGCCAGCCATTGACCAGCCGCTGGTGAAAAAGAAATGCGAACAGCAGCCAGACGATGATGGCTGCCACTTCTTTCGGGTCCCAGGAGAAAAAGCGTTCCCAGGTGAAATGCGCCCAGAGAAAGCCGGAGAGCAGACCCACGGTGAAGAGCGGAAATCCCAGATTCACGGCCCAGGCATTGACCTGGTCGAACAGGGAAAGGGAGGGCAGGTCCTTGCTCAGCCCGGTGATCTTGGCCTTGCCTTTGATCTTGTTTTCCAGGAACAGGTAGACCACTCCGGAACTGGCGGCCATGGCCAGCAGGCAGATGCTGAAAAACAAGGTGCCGATGTGCAGCCCGAACCACAGGCCCATGAAGCTCTCCGGCAGAACCACCTCCACGGTGGGCAGGGTGGTGGCGAAGGAGTAGATGATCAGCGCCAGCGGCAGGGCGGTCAGGGCCAGAAAATGCATCCGCAACCGCCAGTTCAGGACCAGGGAAACGATGATCAAGGTCCAGGCCAGCAGGCTGAAGTAAAAGGGACCTTGCCCCAGGGCCACGGCCTCGTAGCGGTGCACGTAAAGCCCGATATCCACGGTGTGCAGGCCGAAACCGAGCAGGGTCGCGGCCTGGCCGCCGTATCGAAGCAGGGGGCCACGAACGAGCATCGCCAGGATGTGCAGCACGGCACCGAGAAAGTACAGAACCAGGACGATCAGTTCCAGGGTTTCAGTCAGATTCACCGATCACGTCCTCCAAGCCGTGATGCAGGCTTTCCGGGAGGTGTCGCCGCAGAACCTCCAGAATTCGGGAGTCGTCTCCCGATTGCACGGCATCCAGCAGTTGGGATTGGGTCAGCTCGCGGAAAAGCGCGGTATTTGTGGCCGTGGGCAGGCCCAGTTCCAGGAGAATTGGTCGCAAGCGGCGCATAATGGCCAGAAAACGGGCGTATTCCGGTCCAAAGCAGGCCCCGAGGTCCTCACGGATCTTTTTGGCCAGGGCCGGGCTGGAGCCGGATGTGGAGACGGCGATGGTCAGATCTCCCTGGGAGTGCATGGCCGGGAGAATGAAGCTGCATTTTTCCGGCTGATCCACGATATTGCAGAGAATGCCCCGCTGTGCGCACATTCGACTGATCTTCCAGTTCAGGGCTTCGTCGCTGGTGCTGGCAATAACCAGAAAACAGCCGTCCAGATCCTCCGGGGAAAAGGAGCGCACCTGGTACTCCACCAAGCCCTGCTCGATCAACTCCCGCCAGCAGGCATCCGGCTCGCGGGTGTCCACGATACGCAATCGTCCAGGCGCGCAGGACAGAAGGGTGCGCACCTTGCGGGTGCCCACCTGGCCAACGCCGACAACCAGGCAGGCCTTGTCGTGCAGGTCGAGAAGAATGGGGTAGTAGCGCATGAGCGTGTTGGTATGGGGTGGGACGGTTACTTTTCCACAGCTCTATAAAATCCGATGGTCACCCACTGCCCCTTGGAATAGTTGAAACCTCGAATAATGGCCAGCCGTTCAACGTCAAGCGCAAGTTCCTCAAGGGCAAGATGGAAACGGTCCGAGTAACGGGACTCGACGAGGGCCAATCCACCGGAATGGCTTTTTAGATGCGCCGCGGCCTCCAGGTGATTGGTCAATAAAGTTGATCTGCCCAGCAGGAAAACCAGGCTGGGTTCATGGAATCCAACTGACGCGACCATTCCGTCCAGGTTAGGATGTTCCTGGCGCAACGAATCCATCATCTGGACAATGGTCCGACTGACCCAAAATCCCCGCAACTCGGGGAGTCCCTTGCCGAAGATGATGGGAAATACCAAAACGGCGCCCAGGAGGACAATCCCGCAAACCCGGATCATGCGCCCCTCCTGGTATGCACGCCAGCCAAGGATGGTCATGGCCAGGGCGACCAGGGCCGCAAGAATACCCCACCAGGAAATGGTTTTGTCCAGATACAGCGGAGCGATGATCAACCCAAGGCCCAGCAGGCCTCCAATGCCCAGCCACAGCCCGGCGCCGATCTTGGGTACCAAGGACGCGAATCGCCCCGGCGGAATTTCGGATGTCAATGGTGCGTGGGGAGGGGGGGCCGACCGTGCGAGTCTGCTCAGCCAGATACCGATGAGCAGGGCGATGGCCGGATAGAGCGGCAGCACGTAATGGGGCAGTTTGGTGGGCACCAGTTCAAAAACAATCCAGGAGGGGACGATCCAGGCCCAGAGAAAGCGGACCAGGCGATCCGTCTTGCGTTGGGGCCACGTCTGGATCAAGGCCGGCCAGGCCAACAGCGATCCCGGCCAAAAGGTCAGGGTGAACAGGAGCAGGTACAGCCCCGGAGGTGCTCCGTGGGATTCATGGCCGGAGATCAGCTTGGGCAGCAGGTCGCCGGTGACCGCATCGGAGACAAAGGAGCCGTCCGTGGCCAGACTGACGGCAATCAGCCAGGGCAGGACCATGGCCGCGGTCAGGATAAGCCCGGCCTTGGGCCGCAATCCGCGCAGCCAGGTTAAACGGTCCTGGTCGCGGCGATCGGCGATGAACAGGGTGAGCAGGGTCAGACCGGAAATCATCGGACCCACCGGACCCTTGAGCAGAATGGAGCCGCCCATGCCCAGCCAGAAGAGCAGCCAGAGCCAGGATTCCGGTTGCTGGTCTTTGGGGCGGGTATAGCAACGGGCCAGGGCTGCCTGCATGGCCGTGATGGAAGCCAGGAGCATGGCGTCCGTCTTGGCCAGCCGGGCCTCGGTCACCAGCAGAATGGTGCAGGCCAGCAGGGCCGCGGAAGCCAAGGCAAAACGAATTTCCATGGTCCGTTTGGCCAGGGAAAAGGTCAACAAGACGGCCAGCAGGGCCCCGAGCACCGACGGCAGTCGGTAGGGCCAAAGGGCATCCGGGTTGGTCAGGCGGGCCGTGGCCGCCTGCAGCCAGTAGATGCCGACGGGCTTTTTATGCCGGTCCGTATCCTGAAATTTGATGTTGATGAGATCTCCATCCTCAACCATTTGACGGGAAGCTTGGGCAAAACGGGCCTCGTCCCGGTCAAAGGGTGGCAGGGTGGTGATTCCCGGCAAAAACAATACCAGGCAGAGGCAGGTCAGGAGCAGATATCCGGTTGCTCCGGATAAGACATTGTCAGCGTGGGTGGTCATGGAGTCAGGAAAGTGTTGGTGTGGTGCATTTTTTGCGGTAGGCGTCGATGCAGAGCCAAATTATGACAAAGGCGATCACCGCGGCAATGATGAAGGCGATGCTGGTATGCAGTGTTTCCTGGGTGGCGCCGGAGCCGATCAGGGTTGCCGGAATAGCCTGGGGAAATGTTCCCAGGAAGGTGCCCACCAGAAAGTGGTGGTGGCGGATGGGCAGCATGCCCATCATGATCGTGGAGTAAAATCCGGAGAGAGGCATCATGCGGATTCCGAAAACCGACAAGACCCCCCCGGTGCCGATGCGGTGTTGAATGGCGTCCAGGCTGGGGCGTTTGCGCAGAAATGCAAAATTCCACCCGGCATGGCGAACCAGGATGAAGATAGTGTAAAACCCGACGACCGTTCCCGCCTGAGTCAGGAATAGTCCCTGCCAGAAACCAAAGGCCATCCCGCCGATGGAGCACAGCAGCAGCCGGGGAACACCCAGGCAGACCAGGAGGGTCACCCCGGCAATGTACAGCAGCATGCCCATCACCCCCCGGGCCATGAACCACTGGCCGAGCAATTCGGTTCCGGCCAGCAAGGATCGTAGAGGGGTGATGTGCATCAGGATCAACCCCAGCAGGACGATGGTGATCAAAACCAGACCCATGAGCCGTGAACGTGTCCAGAATCCGGCACTTTCGCGATCGTGGTCAGGCCGAGGTGGGGTGCCTGACAGGTTGGCCTGGTGTTGTTCAGCCGGGGGGGGGCAAGCAGTACGGGGTAAATTGATCATTTCAGCGGCAAAGATGGGGGGATGTGTTCCCAGCGCCGTGCCGGGATGGCTCGTTGAGCGTACCAGCGCACGGCAATGCAGTCCAGCAGGCCGCGCCATAGGCGGTTGCCGATGCCATACTTGGAAACGCCGCTGGTTCGAGGGCGATGGTTGATGGGCAGTTCGGCGACGCTCAGCCCCCGGCAACGCAACAGGGTGGGCAGAAAGCGGTGCATGCCGTTGAACACCGCAAGTTCCACCACGGCGCTGCGACGCAGTACCCGGAACGTGCAGCCGGCATCCGTGATGCGATCCC from the Desulfonatronum thioautotrophicum genome contains:
- the hemA gene encoding glutamyl-tRNA reductase, with translation MNQSICLLGLNHRTAPVEVRERYALPDVDPREQGLIAPGSGVKETMILSTCNRVEFLSVGREKPGMALEILRFWAEFCGGDVHELQAHTYQYNNLDAVSHLFSVASSLDSMVLGEPQILGQLKQAYRRSVKQGTSGVVLNRLLHKSFSVAKRVRTETRVASNAVSISFAAVELAKRIFGDLSNQTAMLVGAGEMAELAATHLLSAGVKRLLIANRTHARGCELASRIQGEAVLFAELFERMAEADIIISSTGATQTVIQRRDVQAIMKRRRNRPMFFIDIAVPRDIDPDVNNLDNTYLYDIDDLKEVVEENLSQRKTEAAKAMVIVQEETEKFACWLRSLDLKPTILDLLASGERIARKELKKTLRRLGPKADDPQVREALETLVLSLGHKLYHQPLDFLKRRAREEDAGTRYIDITRRMFNLDNEPPAPDAHPDRRQPKPDED
- a CDS encoding cytochrome C assembly family protein codes for the protein MNLTETLELIVLVLYFLGAVLHILAMLVRGPLLRYGGQAATLLGFGLHTVDIGLYVHRYEAVALGQGPFYFSLLAWTLIIVSLVLNWRLRMHFLALTALPLALIIYSFATTLPTVEVVLPESFMGLWFGLHIGTLFFSICLLAMAASSGVVYLFLENKIKGKAKITGLSKDLPSLSLFDQVNAWAVNLGFPLFTVGLLSGFLWAHFTWERFFSWDPKEVAAIIVWLLFAFLFHQRLVNGWRGRKPAKLAIWIFALSLVSMLGINFFLETHHSFQP
- a CDS encoding precorrin-2 dehydrogenase/sirohydrochlorin ferrochelatase family protein; translation: MRYYPILLDLHDKACLVVGVGQVGTRKVRTLLSCAPGRLRIVDTREPDACWRELIEQGLVEYQVRSFSPEDLDGCFLVIASTSDEALNWKISRMCAQRGILCNIVDQPEKCSFILPAMHSQGDLTIAVSTSGSSPALAKKIREDLGACFGPEYARFLAIMRRLRPILLELGLPTATNTALFRELTQSQLLDAVQSGDDSRILEVLRRHLPESLHHGLEDVIGESD
- a CDS encoding ArnT family glycosyltransferase; its protein translation is MTTHADNVLSGATGYLLLTCLCLVLFLPGITTLPPFDRDEARFAQASRQMVEDGDLINIKFQDTDRHKKPVGIYWLQAATARLTNPDALWPYRLPSVLGALLAVLLTFSLAKRTMEIRFALASAALLACTILLVTEARLAKTDAMLLASITAMQAALARCYTRPKDQQPESWLWLLFWLGMGGSILLKGPVGPMISGLTLLTLFIADRRDQDRLTWLRGLRPKAGLILTAAMVLPWLIAVSLATDGSFVSDAVTGDLLPKLISGHESHGAPPGLYLLLFTLTFWPGSLLAWPALIQTWPQRKTDRLVRFLWAWIVPSWIVFELVPTKLPHYVLPLYPAIALLIGIWLSRLARSAPPPHAPLTSEIPPGRFASLVPKIGAGLWLGIGGLLGLGLIIAPLYLDKTISWWGILAALVALAMTILGWRAYQEGRMIRVCGIVLLGAVLVFPIIFGKGLPELRGFWVSRTIVQMMDSLRQEHPNLDGMVASVGFHEPSLVFLLGRSTLLTNHLEAAAHLKSHSGGLALVESRYSDRFHLALEELALDVERLAIIRGFNYSKGQWVTIGFYRAVEK
- a CDS encoding TVP38/TMEM64 family protein — encoded protein: MGLVLITIVLLGLILMHITPLRSLLAGTELLGQWFMARGVMGMLLYIAGVTLLVCLGVPRLLLCSIGGMAFGFWQGLFLTQAGTVVGFYTIFILVRHAGWNFAFLRKRPSLDAIQHRIGTGGVLSVFGIRMMPLSGFYSTIMMGMLPIRHHHFLVGTFLGTFPQAIPATLIGSGATQETLHTSIAFIIAAVIAFVIIWLCIDAYRKKCTTPTLS